gcactatatttctgatcaatttgatgttattttaatggacaaaatgtgcttttctttcaaaaacaaggacatttcttagtgaccccaaacttttgaatggtagtgtagatTGATTCATTGATTAGGATAACACATTTTTTCTAGCATCTGCTAAACCTTCATGAAGCATTGCAGCATCTCTCTTTGAGTAACTTTGAATAAAGGCAGATAAAAAAAGAGTCTCACGCAGCATAAAACTAGCTACAGTAACTACAGTTATTCTACAATATAAAGACCAAACTAGTCCCAGTATCCAtatctctctcctgttctttGTGCTTGTCCCCCCCAGAACCCTGCTATATCAGGCTCTAGGCCAGCACAATGCTATGCTTCATTCCTGCTGTGAGCAGTTTCGCAAGAATGCCCACGGCAACGCACTGAGCAGCATGTCATTCAAAGCCCAGAGGTGGCCCTCAGATAAAGTCACCGGGGCCAAAGCTCCCTCTACGCCGGACGGCTTTGAATGGGGGCCGGGCAGACAGGCTCAGGTTACCAGAGGCACTGTGTGACTTTTACCATATAAATGAAGCCAACGTTTtctgggaggggggagggagggggggggctgtTCCCGTGTGGCAGACGGTGGATTGTCTGTGTCGCCGGGGTCTGGTTGTCAGTCATGCCAGACGGAATTCATTAAATGGACTGACTCCATTAGAGCTAATGAGTTGTAGGTCAGTAGTTGTGGGTGGGCCGCGCTATTCTGAACTAACAGACCATATCGATTACTGGGTGTAATTGCACTTGACAGTGACgctgcaattttttttttgtcattacaTACATGTATATTCAATGTAAACTCGTTAAAAACCACAGTGCCTTCCACAGAGTCTTAAATAATATAGTGGTCATACCTACCcttgaggaagcacagttcccgctcagcccagtcaaaactgttcgctgctcaggcaccccaatggtggaacaagctccctcacaacgccaggacagcggagtcaatcaccaccttccggagacacctgaaaccccacctctttaaggaatacctaggataggataaagtaatccttctaacccccccctcccccttaaaagatttagatgcactattgtaaagtggttgttccactggatatcataaggtgaatgcaccaatttgtaagtcgctctggataagagcgtctgctaaatgacttaaatgtaaatgtaaatgtcatggtACAAAGTAACTGGTCTCAAAGATTCTTGGAAGGTTATGTAACTGAAAACAAGCAGGATGTACCAGATTCTTTCATTTAGAGTTCCATATTAGTTTGGAAAATGTGTCTTTCCCTGAGCGAAAGACAAACAGGGctattatatacagtacagtacaattgaATAAAGAGTTCCAAAAGggtttcttcagctgtccccataggagaacactttttggttcttcTGTGgaaggttcttcaaagggttttcttATGTGGCCAGCCTTTCAggctctagatagcacctttttttctaagagtgttgaTATAAATCTGGCAAGGTTCAAGACAATTGAGCTGACACACTATAGGATTTTGTTCTCCCTTCTTCTTCTGGGCCCGTTGGCTGTGACTATGATAGGGGAACTTACAGCTCAAAACTGTATTCTGTAGATATTCTCTGAGTGTATATTACAGGCAGCTCTGCTAAGTTCTTTGcctcttcatccatccatccatttgtCCAACCTCAGGAGAAagactgtctggtgtggtgtgttctcAATGATTATGTTGGGATGATTCTGTGGATGATACTGTGGGTTCTGGGTGGTTGATTTATAGTAGCAGTCAGACTGTGTGACAGTAACAAGGTGTTGTTGGAGAAGAGCTATTTGGTGAGGAGctaactctttctctctgcccAAATGGTTATCCACTGTCCTTACAATGCTGCCTCTgcgagagggggtagagggattaCACTGGAATGTTTTGGAGATTCCTGGGAGAGCAATACCGAGAGAGAGTTTAGCGTTCTGTTCACAGATCTCTGAGGAAAATGGCTGTTTAATACACTAAGACCCAAATTTTGTTTTTAGTTTTCATATGGGAAACCACACATGGAAACACTAATACAGACAGTATATCACCTCAGCTGCATGTGAGGAATATGTGTTATTATGTCTCACTGTGGATTGATGAAATATATTTATTGAGCACTGTTTTGTTCAAACCTGTGGGTTCCCTACTGTACAATGAATCCCACAGGTCCTGTGTATCACGTGTGTACTGGTATGTAACAAGTATATTACACTGGCGCTCTTTGGCCATCCCTCTCCCACGTCAGTGTGTTTAGAATGGCTTGATGGGCTGCTTTACAAACCCTGTGCATGACTCACCACAGCGCAGAGGGAAAATAATACTGTGGCTACCCCACTTTCCAACCAAGGTTTATGAACACTGAAAGCGTAAGCTGAAGATATACAGCAACTTTTGGTAGGACCATTGAAGTTGGCTTTAGAAATAATTTGTTGTTGTTAAGACCGTGCGCTTTGGTTGCATGCCTTCCTCAGGTTATTTGTGTCTTTCTCTCTTGCCATAGGCAGGTGCCAGAGCCAAGCTGGGGGCCatagagagccagacagacagtccTGATGGCAGAAACCTGGAAGGCAGTCTGCTCTGAACACGTGCTCTAGGAGCCCGCCCCGCCAGGGGCCACACTTCACGCGGAAACACTGCACAGGTGAGCTGAacaagatttttttttgttatattGAATCCAATTCAAATTTTAATAATTTTATTTTCATAAAGCTTTACGTGAGAGAAGTGACATGCAAAAATCAGTTAAGATTTCTGCGCGGGTCACAATCTCAAAAAGGGTCACCTGTTTACAGAGTTTTTCCTAGTCAGGTCACTATAAGAACTCCTGGTGTAGTTAGAATACAACACACTGTAATGCTGCTTTCATTTTTTTTGGTGTAAAATGACGCCGGAGAAGGCTTACGTTCTACGTGTtcataggcgatcgaataaacccccacttccttccattctgctagcaaacgtgcaacgTTTGGAgtataaaatcgatgacctacgcagaagattaaactaccaacgggacattcaaaactgtaatatcttatgcttcacagagtcgtggctgaatgacgacactgtcaacatacagctggctggttatacgctgttctggcaggatagaacagcggcggctggaaagacaaggggcggcggactatatatttttgtaaataacagctggtgcacgatatctaaggaagtctcaagctattgctcgcctgaagtagagtatctcataataagctgtagaccacactatctacctagagagttttcatctgtatttttagtagctgtttacataccaccacagactgaggctggcactaagacagcattgaatgagctgtattccgccataagcaaacaagaaaatgctcactcaGAGGcaacgctcctagtagccggggactttaatgcagggaaacttaaatctgttttaccaaatttctatcagcatgttaaatgtgcaaccagagggaaaaaaactctagactacctctactccacacacagctctccctcgccctccatttggcaaatctgaccataattctatcctcctaattcctgcttacaagcacaaattaaagcaggaagaacCAGTGACAAGATCAATAACAAAGTGGTTAGATGAAGCAGATACTAAGCAttcagaactgttttgctagcaaagACTAGAATATGTTtcaggattcctccgatggcattgaggagtacaccgcatcagtcactgacttcatcaataagtgcatcgatgatgtcatccccacagtgaccgtacgtacataccccaaccagaagccatggattacaggcaacatccgcactgaactaaaggctagagctgccactttcaaggagcaggactctaacccagaagcttataagaaatcccgctatgtcctccgacaaaccatcaaacaggcaaagcatcaatacaggactaagatcgaatcatacaacacgggctctgatgctcgtcggatgtggcagggcttgcaaaccattacagacaacaaattgaagcacagccgagagctgcccagtaacacaAGCCTACCATACatgctaaactacttctatgctcgcttcgaggcaaagaacactgaaacatgcatgagagcaccagctgttccggaacactgtgtgatcaagctctctgcagccgatgtgagtaagaccgcCAAACATGTCAACATTccccagacagattaccaggatgtgtactgcgagcatgtgctgaccaactggtaagTTTCTTTACTGACATTTCAAAGCTCTCCTTCTCCGAGTCTGTaataacatgttttaagcagaccaccatagtgcctgtgcccaagaacactaaggtaacctgcctaaatgactactgacccgtagcactcatgtctgtagccatgaagtgctttgaaaggctggtcatggcgcaCATCAACAcctttatcccagaaaccctagacccactccattttgcataccgccccaacagatccacagaagatgcaatctctattgcactccacactgccctttcccacctggacaaaaggaacacctatgtgagaatgctaatcattgactacagctcagcgttcaacaccatagcgccgtcaaagctcatcaataagctaaggaacctgggactaaacacctccctctgcaactggatcctgaacttcctgacgggccacccccaggtggtaagggtaggtaacaacacatctgccatgctgatcctcaacacagggacccctcaggggtgcgtgctcaatcccctcctgtactccctgttcactcatgactgcacggccaggcacgactccaacacgtctttaagtttgcagatgacacaacagtggtaggcctgatcaccgacagcaccgagacagcctatatggaggaggtcagaggcctggccatgtggtgcaaggacaacaacctctccctcaacgtgatcaaaacaaaggagatgattgtggactacagggaaaagaagactgagcacgcccccattctcatcgatggggctgcagtggagcaggttgagagcttcacgttccttggtgtccacatcaccaacaaactaacatggtccaagcacaccaagacagtcgtgaagagggcatgacaaaaccttttccccttaggagactgaaaagatttggcatgggtcctcagatcctcaaaaggttctacagctgcactatcgagagcatcctgactgattgcatcactgcctggtatgacaactaatcagcctccgaccacaaggcactacagagggtagtgcgaacggcccagtacatcactggtgccaagcttcttgccatccgggacctctatacaaggcagtgtcagaggaaggccctaaaaattgtcaaagactccagacaccctagtcatagactgttctctctgctaccgcacggcaagcagtaccggagctccaagacgaggtccaagaggcttctaaacagcttccacccccaagccataagactcctgaacatctaatcaaatggctaccctgactatttgcattgtccccccctcttttacgccgctgctactctctgttgttatcatctacgcatagtcactttaataactctacctacatgtacataattaactaaccggtgcccccgcacattgactctgtaccggtatccccctgtatatattctcattattgttattttactcctgctctttaattacttgttacttttatttcttattcttatccatatttttttaaactgcattgttgcttTGGGGCtcgcatttcactgttgtattcggcgaatgtgacTAATAAAAGGTTATTTGATTTTTTTTCAATGCCACCACAAGAGTAAACATGTTTTTCTAGCTGCACAGTATGTATTGTGTAAAGCATATTGTGCGAGCTGCCATTACCAGTAAGCTGACAACGACACAGCTGTTGTTGTATCTCTCAATCCCTGCACAGTACTGCCATCACACTGAGCCCACACTCTAACAACAGTGTCACACATTATAATCCTCAAACTACCTTTCTCTATGGATGAATAGGACAAAGTTCCTCACCTATTTTGAAACCACGTGTCTGTATGCTCTATGATGGAAGAAGCGGAATCCAAAGTCAGTTTCTACAATTCTTGAACAGGATTTGATCCCTAATgttgatgtctgtgtgtgtatttgatccCTGATgttgatgtctgtgtgtgtgtttgatcccTGATGTTGAcgtctatgtgtgtgtttgatcccgccaggtgtgtgtgtccatgagGTCGTCCATGCTGGTCCTGCTCCTCATGGTCAGTGCCCAGGCAGTGGCCACCATGGGAGGGGACTTCTGCCCCCCGGTCTCCGCTCAGCAGCAAGGCCCTGCCCCCAAAAGGACCCCTAACTCTGCCCCCACTGTGGATCCCAAACTGTTCACCAAGCGACGCTACCGCTCGCCCCGCGTTCTCTTCAGTGCCCAGCCGCCCGACACTGAGCCCACGGGACGCCAGGGGTCCGGGACCAGCAGGGCAAGGCGCAGGGTTGGTCAGCCGAAGCACCGGGGGGTgtactctgtgtgtgagagcatcAGCGTCTGGGTAGGCAACAAGACCAAGGCCACGGATATATCTGGCAACGAGGTGGAGGTGCTCCCGGACGTGAACATTAACAACGTGAAGAAGAAGCAGTACTTTTTTGAGACCACGTGCCGTGGCGCGCGGGGAGGCAGCACTGGCTGCCTGGGCATTGATGGGCGACACTGGAACTCCTACTGCACCAACTCGCACACCTTTGTGCGGGCGCTGACTTCCTTCAAAAACCTGGTGGCCTGGAGACTGATCCGCATCAACGtggcgtgtgtctgtgtgcttagcCGAAAGTCCTGGCGACAGTGACCGTACTCTCACTGGTCATGTGGTCACTTCAGTACTGACGACAGGACCACTAGGTAATATCATCGGGTCACTGCAATACTGCAGTCCCAACCCCCCACCACCTACCCACTGGAGTGCTCTGAGACTCTGCCCCACTACAGCCCTCACCTAGCCGTCTGCACAAAGTAAATTATTGATTATGAGGACTGCAAGTATATAAACCAACCATTTCTTTAtcacttgttgttgttgttgttgttttgttgttgatatTGTTATTTATTAAACACCTCAGTACATGCACTGCATGTTGTTTGGCGTTATTGTCTGGGTGGTGGCTGTCACAGGGACCAATGAACAACAGGCACACTCCTAATGTCAAAAGAAGTGGCTACACTTTTTTTAAACTGTAGAAATGTCTGCTCCATGAGAAAGTGGATGAATAGAAACATACAGCATCATTTTGAGGTCCTTTGGTCAACATTTGGCTCATGGCTTCTCTGAGATGGATCTCTTTTACTTCAGAACAATTTCAGTTCTGTTTTTCCAATTGTCAATTTCAAGAAGGATGAACAAGCCATATCTAAAATAAAAAGTCCCTGTGGGTAAAATTTCTCTCCACGGGCTGACTTTCCTAAATGCCTCAATCTGTTTGCATCATGAAAAGAAATAACATGTAGAGAATAGCTAAGGTTCTTGATTGCTACGAAGCCTTTAGAAAAATCACCCCAGAAAACAAATTTTTGCCaatatttattttactttttatttttagaaGGTGTGTCATGTTCATCACCCTTGAAAGGTTTTGCGTTAGCTCCGTAATTGAAGTAGCACTTTAATTTCTCCCATATTTAGCTTATTTCACCCATGACTAAATGCAAATACAATACTGACACAGATCAATGCTTTCGGGAAAATCCCCCCACACAGCGTCCCTCACACACTTTTAATGTGGTCCAGCAGTCCTGGCTAGGTGGTCTAAATCAAGAGATTGGAATCTTCTCCTGGCTGCGTAGAGCATTTCCATAGCCCAAACACTCAGCTGGATAGCCATCCATCCAcctcctggctgtgaccccaggACCTGGGCAGGTCGGGTGTAAACACTAATAAAGGTCAGTTAACCACAGGGCAATGAGGTCACATCTGTGAAGCGAGCTACGACACTGGTCTTCAACCCCAAGTCTGAAAAGACCCACATGGTCTGACTTGTTGTAATGTATGCATTGTATATTATGAAAGTTTGCACAGATAATGATGTATTTAATGTATGTTGCATATGTATTTCATTTATTATGTGTGGCATATGCATTTATCCAGAACTTACTCATGgaaaataacactttttttttttgcccAGTGCTAACACAGCTGGTTCAATGTATTCAACTAATCATGAAGCCCAtaattacactcttagaaaaaaaggtgctatctagaatctaaaagggttcttcagttgtccccatatgagaaccctttgaagaacccttgttggttccaggtagaacacttttggggcCAAGTAGAACCAttatggttccatgtagaaccctacaTGGATcccaaaatggttttacattgaaaaagaaaaaaggttattttggaacccttttggaacccttttttctaacatTGTAGTTGAATCAAGTGTATTCATTGGCTGGAACAAACACATGCATACATGTGGGTTTCCTGGGACTAGGACTGAAGTACACGGATCTACAGTCTGAGAGTTTACAGAAGTCATAGTTAGACAGTATACTTTGATCCCAAAGCCAGAAATATAAGAGCATGCCAGCATTAGTAGTTTTCAGAGCCCTTGTTCTGTTAATTCCAGAGGAAGTAGAGGTGATGTTTTTGTTTACATAACCCAAGTGACATGCTGGTGAAGAATGCAGACAAATTATCGACCAAGGACGTATTGGCTAGTAATATGTATCTGAAATTACTATTTTGGACCCATAGTTCTATAACCAATGCTGTCTCTATTGCAACTCCCAGTCTCCCACATCTACTATTAAAACTGTATTTGGATGAATAGTAGGCCTACAGTGCTTATTTTCAAATTCACactaaaatgcatttttat
The sequence above is drawn from the Salmo salar chromosome ssa22, Ssal_v3.1, whole genome shotgun sequence genome and encodes:
- the ngfb gene encoding nerve growth factor, whose amino-acid sequence is MRSSMLVLLLMVSAQAVATMGGDFCPPVSAQQQGPAPKRTPNSAPTVDPKLFTKRRYRSPRVLFSAQPPDTEPTGRQGSGTSRARRRVGQPKHRGVYSVCESISVWVGNKTKATDISGNEVEVLPDVNINNVKKKQYFFETTCRGARGGSTGCLGIDGRHWNSYCTNSHTFVRALTSFKNLVAWRLIRINVACVCVLSRKSWRQ